GTTTCAAGGCAATAATGGGATCAGGCATCATCATTTCAGGGTCGGGAGCATATTGCTTCATCACCTCATCCGGATTGATTCTGTTAAACGTCGTCTTCCCATAGCCCGGCATTCCCGCCTCATGGGCTATGGATTCAATCATCTCAAAATGCAAATGCGCCAAATAGTTGCCATGCGCAGTTCCGACTGAGCCAATTTGCTCTCCGCGTCCCACCAAAGTCCCCAACGGAATATCGCTGACGGTCTTCAAATGGGCATACAAACTCTGCACAAAACGCCCGTCCGGCAAACGGTGCAGCAGCACGACAACATTGCCCCAATCAGGAGAAGGTTCTCCTGCATAAATCAGCAATCCGCGGCCGGCGGCCCTCACGGGCAGTCCCTCATCCGTGTTTTCTCCTCCTATTCCATTTAAATCCTGTCCTGCATGCCTTCCCTTACGGACAACATTCATATCCCCCACCCCTTGGGCAACATAGGTAAACGCGCCATTTTCATCTCCGAGGGGCGACGTGAACACATCGGCCAGAGGCGCCTTCGCCAGATCCTGGAGCGTCAACAAAACCATCCGGTAATCTACAGGAACCGGAGCAGACTGCGGAATGTCTTCATCATAAATATTATGGTGCATCCCAGCCTCCGGAACGGCGGCATATTTCGCCTTGTACCAGGCAAATGCCGTAATCAAGACACAGGCCGTTCCCAAAAGCCCCATAATGACGCGGGATGTCGTCTTATCTATCATCGTACCGACTCTATACCCACGGAACCGGATTTACAACCACAAGATAGTCAGTCCAGCGTCTGCGGAAATTGTTCCATCCATAATTTGCGCGCCGCGCGGATATCTTCTGAGGGAACACGACTGGAGAGTTCCCATACGAGCGGAACTCCATGCGGGAAAAAAGGAAGAAGACGTTCAAAGGGAACCACTCCCCCCAACAGAGGAACCTGATGATCCCGCGCCGGCCATTTGACATCGTTCACATGCCCCCCAATCAAATGGGAAGACATTCGGCGAAGAAATTGTTCATGATTTAATATCAGTAAATTATGCTTTCTTTGAATATGCCCGAAATCATGCCAGTAACCGATAAAGGGATTTTCTTCAAACTCCTTCATCAACAAATTCATTTCATCCTCACTCGGCACCTGCTCATAATGGCTGCGACCTTCAATGCCCAGCTTGACGCCAAATTGTCCGGCTTGCGGAAGGAGTTGCCGGAGAGCTTCTCGCGCCCGTTCCAGATAAACGGGAGCCAGGCGGTTGCGGCGGCGTACAAATTCGCCCTTGGTGCCGGCAAACGATTCCGTTCCCACCATTCCCTGACGCGCCAGGTTTTGCAAATGAGCCGTATCCGTGCGTTTCGCCAAGGGTTCCACCGTTCCCATATGCAACACAATATATCCGGCCCCCAGCGCTGCGCCCTGCTCAATAGACTTTTTCGTCAATTCAATAGCCTTGGAACGCACCTGCGGCAAATCTGCCGTAAAAGGCCTGCTGTCTGGAGAATCCCCCACCTCGTCAATCGGTGCGGGGAAAAAATTATGTACCCCAGCCACCTGCACCTTTCCGGCTTCTACCGCCCTCATGATACCGGGCAAAAGGGATAACTTGATGCCGTGGGAAAGTTCCACATGGTCAAAACCCAAAGAAAGAATTTCATCAATCATTTCTTCCCCGTCCTGATGACGGTGGGAATTCCAGCACGTAGAAAATACCAGCATAAAAAATCAATTGTTATGAGCTGATGGAACCGGGCTCCGTATAGCAATCTTCCATCCACTCCTTGACGGCGGCAATCATGCTTCCGGCTACGTCCGCGCGAGGTTTGACGAAAGCCGGAACAAACCACGGAAACGCTCCCACCAGATCATGAATCACCACGACATCGCCGTCACACGTATGAGCGCCGGAACCAATACCCAACGTGGGAATGGAAGAATGTACGGTAATTTGACGGGCAGCATGAGGCGTTACGCCCTCCACAACCACGGCACAAGCCCCCGCCTCCGCCACGGCCGCCACATCCCTTACCAGGGCTTCCTCCTCTGAGGAGGATTTTCCTTTAATCTTGTATCCTCCCTCCTCCAGCACTTTTTGCGGCAGAAGACCGATATGACCCACTACGGGAATACCGGCCTCCACAATAGCACGGATATTTTCCGCTTGGGCTGCCCCCCCTTCCAGCTTGACTGCATCCGCCCCAGCCAAAAACAATTTCTTTGCGGATTGCACGGCCTGTTCCACCGTATCATAAGAATGTATGGGCATATCTCCCACCAGCAGGGCGTTCTTCACTCCGCGCGCAGTAGCTTCCACATGATGAAGCATATGATCCAGCGTCACATGAGTGGTATCCGGAAAACCCAAAACCACCATCCCCAGGGAATCACCCACCAGCACAATATCTACGCCGGCTTCATCCAAAAGGCGGCCTGTAGGATAGTCATAAGCAGTTACCAGAGTCACATGCCGCCTGTTCTTGCAGGCGCGGATGCGTTCCGCTTTCTCAAAAGATTGATTCATGACATTCAATAAACATGCGATTTACCAGCGTTCCGATACCAGAAGCGGATCAGCTTCATCCGTATCCAATCCCGCCAACAGGCAGGCAACCGTTTTATGCTGGCGCGGCAGGATAAGTTCCGGCCTGATATCGGAAAGAGGTTTTAAAACAAATTTCCTCAAATGGGCTCTGGGATGGGGGAGAATCAGACGAGGAGGATCATTGACCACCATGTCCCCCACATAAATAATATCCACATCCGCCGTCCTGGGTTCACAGCGGATCCCGGAACGAACGCGTCCCAAGGCCCGTTCTATACCCTGGCAATGCACAAGCAATTCCTCCACCGTACCGGGCCAGGTAAATTCCACCACGGCATTCAAATAATCATCCGCACCGGACGGACACCCCTGGGGACTGGTAGCATACAGGGAGGATTGCAGAAAAGGGTCATCAGACAGACTCATCTGCAACAAATGATCCCTGGCCTGAATCATCAGGCTGTTTTTATCCCCAAGGTTGGACCCCAGTGCAATGCCGGCTCTCTTCATCAGTAAAAAATATCGTGGCCGATCTAAAAAAGGAGAACGGCCACGATACCAAAAAGTTATAATTGGGAAAGCCCCAGAACATCTTCCATGGTATACAGCCCCGGCTCCCGATTCTGGAGCCAAAGAGCCGCGCGAACAGCACCGGAGGCAAATGTCATACGGCTGGACGCCTTATGGGTAAGCTCCAGCCGTTCTCCATCAGAAGCAAATATCACGGTATGATCCCCCACCACATCTCCCCCCCGCAGGGAATGCATACCTATTTCCTTGGCGGGTCGAGGCCCTACCAGTCCTTCACGGCCAAAAACCACGCTATCTTCATAATTCCTGTCAATAGCGCCGGACAGAATTTCCGCCAGTGTCCGGGCAGTACCGGAAGGAGCGTCAATCTTATGACGGTGATGCATCTCCATCACCTCTATATCGCAACTGCCTCCCAGAATCTGGGCCGCCTTGCGCGTCAGCCAGAACAGGGCGTTCACCCCCACGGAATAATTGGAAGCAAACACAATCGGAATGGATGCAGCGGCATCCACAATCTCCTGGCGTTCCAGATCCGTATGTCCTGTAGTGCCTATGACCAGAGGCTTGTTATTGGCGACAGCTTCCGCCAGCAAAGTGCTGGTGAAAGCATGATGGGAAAAATCAATGGCTACGTCGCATTTGGCAAGGGCCGGATACAGCTCCTGCCCCTGGTCATGAGTGGCCCCCACGCAAGTATCCGGATTCAGCGTCACCGCCTCTTGGATAGCCTGGCCCATGCGGCCCGAAATGCCTGTAACAAGAATGGAAATCATATCACTAAAATATTAAAGAATGTTGAAACGTCGAAGAAGTGCGGAAAGCTGAGCTTCCTTTTCTTCCGGCAATGGAACCAGCGGAAGGCGTACTCCGGGCTGTATATCTCCTTTCATCGCCAAAGCCGCCTTGATCGGCACAGGATTGGAATCCAGAGTCATTAGCCCTTTCATCAACGGATAAAAAGTCTTCTGGAGAGAAAGCATTTCTCCCATATCCTGATTCAGGCCAGCTTTTACAATGGAATTCATGATGCCCGGAACCAGATTGGATGTTACGGAAACCAATCCGCTGGCGCCACAGGCCATAAAAGGCACCGTCAGGCCATCATCGCCGCACAGAACAGTGAAATTTTCCGGAACCACCTGCATCAGCTGGTTCACGCGGTCCACATTGCCACCGGCCTCTTTCACACAAACAATATGCGGGCAGTCCTTCGCCAGACGGCTGATTGTCTCCACACTGATTTCAATACCGCAACGGCCCGGAATGCTGTACAGCATAATCGGCAGACGGGTAGCGTCCGCAATGGCCTTGAAATGGGCATAAACTCCATCCTGGGAAGGTTTATTGTAATAGGGGCACACCTGGAGCGTTCCATCTACTCCCATCTTTTCCGCTTCCTGGGTCATATGGATAGCTTCTGCAGTAGAATTAGCTCCCGTTCCCGCAATAACCTGAATGCGGCCAGCCGCGCTCTCCACGGCCAGTTCTATCACCCTCAAGTGTTCTTTTACAGTCAAGGTGGGGGATTCTCCTGTGGTGCCGACAGCCACAATACCGGCCACACCGGCGGCTATCTGGGCTTCTACAAGCATTCTAAAAGCCTCTTCATCGACCCGATTGCCGGCAAACGGAGTCACAATTGCTGTATAAAGACCTTGAAACTTCATAACCTTACTTGGAAATATACTATCTCAACAGACACTTTTTGTCACGACAGAATACAGTAATATGGCATGCCTGTCAGGCATTCAGAAATATCATTCGTGAACAAATGGCACAAAACTCCAAGCATGAATTAAGCAGGGCCAGGAATGCTTCCGGCCGTCTGTCGGGCCGCCAACCGGTTTTTCTTCATTGTCCACGATATTTCAGGTCAGCAAAAGAAACCAAATCGGAATAATGGTTCAAGAGAACTGACGTGACCACAGTGACATGGCAAAAACACTTTGGCAGCCCACTATCGTCTATAGCCAGTGTTTATCAAGAAGACAGCATAAGAGAGAGCAAGAAGCGAACAGGCCCCGCGAGTCTGGAGACTGGCGGGGCCTGATGGGAAAAAATCCCGGCGGCGACCTACTCTTGCGGGACCTATCGTCCGACTACCATTGGCGCGGCAGCGTTTCACTTCCGGGTTCGGAACGGGACCGGGTGGGACCACTGCGCTCTGGCCACCGGGCTTCAGGGGGAAGGGACTTTCATCGATCTTCATCCTGCCTGCCCGGGAGCCCAGCATTGGGGCTTTCGAGTGTGGGATTTTTTTAATGGGTTAGTATGAGTCTAAGAAGATTTTTGGGAAGGGGGCATTCAGCGTAAACTGACATCTGCGTGGCTGGTGGTTGAGATCATGCATAGGAGAATGAGACAAGAGCAAGTGTTCATTCACGACGGGGAGTGATGTAATATGATGAAGTCAATTGGTAATTAGTATCGCTTGGCTCAATACATTGCTGCACTTACACCTGCGACCTATCAACGTGGTGGTCTTCCACGAACCTGTAGGGAAAACTCATCTTGGGAAGGGCTTGGCGCTTAGATGCTTTCAGCGCTTATCCCGTCCGCACTTAGCTACTCGGCCATGCACTTGACAGTACAACCGATGCACCAGTGGTGCGTCAGACCCGGTCCTCTCGTACTAAGGTCTGAACCCCTCAATTTTCCAACGCCCACAGAGGATAGAGGACCGAACTGTCTCGCGACGTTCTGAACCCAGCTCGCGTGCCGCTTTAACCGGCGAACAGCCGGACCCTTGGGACCTTCTCCAGCCCCAGGATGCGACGAGCCGACATCGAGGTGCCAAACCACGCCGTCGATATGAACTCTTGGGCGTGATCAGCCTGTTATCCCTAAGGTACCTTTTATCCGTTGAGCGACGGCAATTCCACTTTCTACCGCCGGATCACTTGGGCCTGCTTTCGCATCTGCTCGACTTGTTGGTCTCACAGTTAGGCGGGCTTATGCCCATGCACTCGACACCCGGTTGCCAACCGGGCTGAGCCCACCTTCGCGCTCCTCCGTTACTCTTTGGGAGGATACCGCCCCAGTAAAACTGACCGGCTGACACGGTCCTCTGGCCGGATTCACGGCTCAGGGTTAGATCCTCCAGTTTCAAAGGGTGGTGTCTCATTGATGACTCGGACGCCCCCTAAAGGGCGTCTTCAGCGTCTCCCACTTACTCTGAGCATTAAAACCGAAGAAACAATGACAGCTTACAGTTAAGGTCTATAGGGTCTTTCCGTCCTTCTGCGGGTAGGCGGCATCTTCACCGCCACTACAATTTCACTGAGCGCCTGGTTGAGACAGTGCCCAACTCGTTTCACGATTCGTGCAGGTCGGAACTTACCCGACAAGGAATTTCGCTACCTTAGGACCGTTATAGTTACGGCCGACATTCACCGGGACTTGGGTTCAGAGCTTCGCCTTGCGGCTAACCCCTTGCCTTAATCTTTCGGCATTGGTCACGTGTCACACCCTATACTTCGACTTGCGTCTTTGCAGAGTGCTGTGTTTTTGATAAACAGTCGGTTGGGCCATTTCTCTGCGGCCTGCATCGCTGCAGGCACCCCTTCTTCCGAAGTTACGGGGCTAATTTGCCGAGTTCCTTAACCAGGTTTCACTCTTACGCCTTGGTATATTCTACCCACCCACCTGTGTCGGTTTGCGGTACGGGTCGCTTAGCATACGCTGGGGCTTTTCTTGGCACTCGATCCAATGATGCGCTGAGTCCGTAGACTCAACTCGGAATTCAATAACCTAGTCATCTTTTCTCATGCGTCCCCCCAGTTTAAGGGTCGCGAGCTCAGGATTATTAACCTGATGTCCATCGCCTACGCCTCTCGGCCTCGGCTTAGGTCCCGGCTAACCCAGGGACGAAACACGTTGCCCTGGAAACCTCGGGTTTACGGCGGCCGGGGATTTCACCCGGCTTAACGTTACTCATGTCTGCATACTCACTTGCATGTGCTCCAGGGTCAGTCGCCATCACCCTTCGACGCGCATGCAACGCTCTTCT
This region of Akkermansia muciniphila genomic DNA includes:
- a CDS encoding sugar phosphate isomerase/epimerase family protein, with translation MLVFSTCWNSHRHQDGEEMIDEILSLGFDHVELSHGIKLSLLPGIMRAVEAGKVQVAGVHNFFPAPIDEVGDSPDSRPFTADLPQVRSKAIELTKKSIEQGAALGAGYIVLHMGTVEPLAKRTDTAHLQNLARQGMVGTESFAGTKGEFVRRRNRLAPVYLERAREALRQLLPQAGQFGVKLGIEGRSHYEQVPSEDEMNLLMKEFEENPFIGYWHDFGHIQRKHNLLILNHEQFLRRMSSHLIGGHVNDVKWPARDHQVPLLGGVVPFERLLPFFPHGVPLVWELSSRVPSEDIRAARKLWMEQFPQTLD
- the dapA gene encoding 4-hydroxy-tetrahydrodipicolinate synthase; the protein is MKFQGLYTAIVTPFAGNRVDEEAFRMLVEAQIAAGVAGIVAVGTTGESPTLTVKEHLRVIELAVESAAGRIQVIAGTGANSTAEAIHMTQEAEKMGVDGTLQVCPYYNKPSQDGVYAHFKAIADATRLPIMLYSIPGRCGIEISVETISRLAKDCPHIVCVKEAGGNVDRVNQLMQVVPENFTVLCGDDGLTVPFMACGASGLVSVTSNLVPGIMNSIVKAGLNQDMGEMLSLQKTFYPLMKGLMTLDSNPVPIKAALAMKGDIQPGVRLPLVPLPEEKEAQLSALLRRFNIL
- the dapB gene encoding 4-hydroxy-tetrahydrodipicolinate reductase — its product is MISILVTGISGRMGQAIQEAVTLNPDTCVGATHDQGQELYPALAKCDVAIDFSHHAFTSTLLAEAVANNKPLVIGTTGHTDLERQEIVDAAASIPIVFASNYSVGVNALFWLTRKAAQILGGSCDIEVMEMHHRHKIDAPSGTARTLAEILSGAIDRNYEDSVVFGREGLVGPRPAKEIGMHSLRGGDVVGDHTVIFASDGERLELTHKASSRMTFASGAVRAALWLQNREPGLYTMEDVLGLSQL
- a CDS encoding M23 family metallopeptidase — protein: MIDKTTSRVIMGLLGTACVLITAFAWYKAKYAAVPEAGMHHNIYDEDIPQSAPVPVDYRMVLLTLQDLAKAPLADVFTSPLGDENGAFTYVAQGVGDMNVVRKGRHAGQDLNGIGGENTDEGLPVRAAGRGLLIYAGEPSPDWGNVVVLLHRLPDGRFVQSLYAHLKTVSDIPLGTLVGRGEQIGSVGTAHGNYLAHLHFEMIESIAHEAGMPGYGKTTFNRINPDEVMKQYAPDPEMMMPDPIIALKQVQMAAGWEKLLENLYKDNSMEALDKILPSSQSPKEEKERR
- the panB gene encoding 3-methyl-2-oxobutanoate hydroxymethyltransferase, giving the protein MNQSFEKAERIRACKNRRHVTLVTAYDYPTGRLLDEAGVDIVLVGDSLGMVVLGFPDTTHVTLDHMLHHVEATARGVKNALLVGDMPIHSYDTVEQAVQSAKKLFLAGADAVKLEGGAAQAENIRAIVEAGIPVVGHIGLLPQKVLEEGGYKIKGKSSSEEEALVRDVAAVAEAGACAVVVEGVTPHAARQITVHSSIPTLGIGSGAHTCDGDVVVIHDLVGAFPWFVPAFVKPRADVAGSMIAAVKEWMEDCYTEPGSISS
- the folK gene encoding 2-amino-4-hydroxy-6-hydroxymethyldihydropteridine diphosphokinase — translated: MKRAGIALGSNLGDKNSLMIQARDHLLQMSLSDDPFLQSSLYATSPQGCPSGADDYLNAVVEFTWPGTVEELLVHCQGIERALGRVRSGIRCEPRTADVDIIYVGDMVVNDPPRLILPHPRAHLRKFVLKPLSDIRPELILPRQHKTVACLLAGLDTDEADPLLVSERW